Below is a window of Actinomycetes bacterium DNA.
GGTGCAGAAGTACGACATCCGGCGCCCCGACTCCGAAGGCGGAGCATTCGAGGTCAGGTACTGGAGCCCGCTCAACTCGCCGGTCCTCGACGCGGACGGGAACCTCGCCTGCATCATCCATCGCGTCGAGGACGTCACGGAGTTCGTGCTCCTCAAGCAGTTCGGAACAGAGCAGCAGCAGCTCACGGCAGATCTCCAGCAGCACAACGCCCGCATGGAGGCCGAAGTCCTGCAGCGCTCCAGGGACCTGCAGGAAGCGAACCGCAGGCTGCGAGCAGCCGACACCGCCAAGAGCGAGTACCTGTCGCGGATGAGCCACGAGCTGCGGACCCCGTTGAACGCGATCCTCGGCTTCGCGCAGCTGCTGGAGCTCGACGAGCTGCGCACCGACCAGCGCGAGAGCCTGGGCCACATCCTGTCAGCAGCGCGCCACCTGCTCGCCCTCATCAACGAGGTGCTGGACATCGCCGCCATCGAGGCGGGGCGGCTGCCGCTGTCGCTGGAGCCGGTCGCGGTGGCCGATGTGGTCGCCGAGGCCGTGGGCCTGATCCGGCCGCTGGCCGACCAGCATGGCGTCCTGCTGGTGAGCTCGGGGGAGAGGTGCGCCGAGCACGTCCTGGGTGACCGCCAGCGCCTCAAGCAGATCCTGCTGAACCTGCTGTCCAACGCCGTCAAGTACAACCGCGCGGGCGGCAGCGTGCAGCTGGCCTGCGAGCGGGGGGCGGGCGAGCGGCTCCGCGTCAAGGTCATCGACACCGGGCCGGGCATCGCGCCCGAGTCACTGGAGCAGCTGTTCGTTCCGTTCGAGCGGCTCGGGGGCGAGCAGCTCGGCGTCGAGGGCGCCGGCCTCGGCCTCCCCCTGTCCCAGGGCCTGGCCGAAGCGATGGGCGGCGCCCTCGAGGTGGCGACCACCCTCGGGCGGGGCAGCACCTTCTGGGTCGAGCTGCCGCTGGCCGAGAGCCCGGTCCAGCGCGCCGAGCGCGACCAGGACGGCTCCGCGGCCGCTCAGGACCATTCCCGGCGGGCCGGGCCGACGCTGACCGTGCTGTACATCGAGGACAACCTGTCCAACCTGCAGCTGGTCGAGCAGGTCCTGAGCCGGCGTCCGGGCGTCACGCTGATCTCGGCGATGCGGCCCCAGCTCGGCCTGGACCTGGCCAGCGAGCACCACCCCGACCTGGTGCTGCTCGACCTCCATCTTCCCGACATGTCTGGCGAGGAGGTCTTCCGTCGCCTGCAGACCAGCCCGAAGACCGCCGAGGTCCCGGTGGTGATCCTCAGCGCCGATGCCAGGCCGAGCCTGATCGCGCACATGCTCGAGCAGGGGGTCCGGGCGTTCCTGACCAAGCCGCTCGACGTCAAGGAGCTCCTCGGGCTCCTGGACACCATCGCGGTCGAGCAGCAGCGCGCAGGCGCACCAGCCCCCAGCTCCTGAGGGGCACCAACCCCAGCTCCTGAGGGGCACCAGCCCCAGCTCCTGACCCGGCTCCTGACCCGGCTCCTGAGCAGGGCACCAGCGGTCCTGCCCGTAACCTCTCGGCGGGCGATACCACCAGG
It encodes the following:
- a CDS encoding ATP-binding protein, coding for MGLQDDARPLDSKSPGARPLDSESLGARPLDSESPGARSLDFKSLFEAAPGPYLVLDPELVIVAVSDAYLTATMTRREEILGRALFEVFPDNPDDPQATGVGNLRASLDRVRRDRVADTMAVQKYDIRRPDSEGGAFEVRYWSPLNSPVLDADGNLACIIHRVEDVTEFVLLKQFGTEQQQLTADLQQHNARMEAEVLQRSRDLQEANRRLRAADTAKSEYLSRMSHELRTPLNAILGFAQLLELDELRTDQRESLGHILSAARHLLALINEVLDIAAIEAGRLPLSLEPVAVADVVAEAVGLIRPLADQHGVLLVSSGERCAEHVLGDRQRLKQILLNLLSNAVKYNRAGGSVQLACERGAGERLRVKVIDTGPGIAPESLEQLFVPFERLGGEQLGVEGAGLGLPLSQGLAEAMGGALEVATTLGRGSTFWVELPLAESPVQRAERDQDGSAAAQDHSRRAGPTLTVLYIEDNLSNLQLVEQVLSRRPGVTLISAMRPQLGLDLASEHHPDLVLLDLHLPDMSGEEVFRRLQTSPKTAEVPVVILSADARPSLIAHMLEQGVRAFLTKPLDVKELLGLLDTIAVEQQRAGAPAPSS